CCTGCTCGATTCGATACGTGTACCACAACCGCTGGCCTCCGGCGTATATTACTGGACGATTTCTGTGGTCGATACTTTTGGAAACCGCAGCCGCTCTAAAGAAGCAGGATTTCAGGTGCCATGAGTGCTCCGCCAACCTCCCGAACCTCGCTGGATGCGCTTGTAGAAATCGCCCAGACCATCAACACGCTCCGGGATCCGGAGGCCGTGCTGGAAAAAGTGCTGGAGATCGCCATGGAGGCGCTTGAGGCCGAACGTGGCTTCATCCTCCTGAAGGCGCCCCAGCACCCTGAAGGGTTTGCTATCCGAAGTCAGCGCAACTTTACCGAACAACAACTGGGTGCGCTGGTGCGCATCTCGACCAGTGTCGTGCATGAAGTGCTCCGACGGGGCGAACCGGTGCTGGTCTATGAAGCCCAGCAGGATGAACGCTATGGGAAAGCGGAAAGCATCGTCCTGCAGCGCATCCAGTCGATCGCCTGTGTGCCGCTGCGCATCAAGGAGCGCCTGATCGGCGCCATTTACCTCGACAGCCTCTCCCAGCGGGGCCGCTTTACGCGCGACAACCTGCCCTTTCTGGAAGCTTTTGCCCATCAGGCGGCCATCGCCATTGAAAACGCCCAGCTCTACCAGGCCCTGCGCGAAGAAAACCGGCGGCTGCGTAGTGAAATCCAACGCTTACATGGTTTCGACGAAATCGTCGGACAGAGTGCGGCCATGCGCGAAGTATTCGACACCATGGCCCGCGTCCTTGATACCGACGCCACCGTGCTCATTGAAGGCGAAAGTGGTACGGGCAAAGAACTCATTGCACGAGCCATTCACTACAACAGCGAACGCAAAAACAAACCGTTTGTGGTAGTCTTCTGTGGCTCGCTACCCGATGAGCTCCTGGAAAGTGAACTGTTTGGCTACAAAAAAGGCGCTTTCACGGGCGCGCTATCCGATAAGAAAGGCCTTTTCGAGGTGGCCGACGGCGGTACGGTATTTCTGGATGAAGTCGGGGACCTGAGCCCCCGCATGCAGACGGCTCTGCTGCGCGTGCTGCAGGAAGGTGAAATCCGTCGTGTAGGGGATACGCAGGTTCGCAGGGTCAACGTCCGGGTCATCTCGGCCACCAACAAGCCATTGCGCGAGCTGGTCAAGCAGGGCAAATTTCGGGAAGATCTTTACTACCGCCTCAACACCATTCAGCTCACGGTACCTCCTCTGCGCCATCGACGTGGCGATATTCTGCTGCTGGCCCACCACTTTCTGGACAAATACGCGGTTAAAAAACGAGCGCACATCAAGGGCTTTACCCCGGAGGCATTGGAACTGCTGGAACGTTACCACTGGCCAGGCAACGTCCGAGAACTGGAAAACACAATCGAGCGGGCCGTTGTGCTGGCTCGAGGAGAGCTCATCACGCCGGAGGATCTGCGATTGCCCGAACCGCACGATGCTGAGGATCCTTTCGAGCCTGATCTGCCGCTGAAAGAAGTCGAACGCCGCGTGGTGCTGCGCACGCTGAAACGCCACGGCGGCAACGTTTCAGAAACGGCACGCGTGCTGGGCGTGTCGCGTCGCTGGCTGCACTACAAGCTGAAGGAATGGGACGTCCAGAACGCATAGGCGACCTGCAGCCCTTTGCAGAGCTGGCCGCTGGCCCCACGGCCACCGTCTATAAAGCCTATCAGGCGTCGCTGGACCGGTTCGTCCTGCTCAAGATTCTGCGGCCGGAACTGGCCGAAGATGAGACTTTCGTGCAACGTTTCGAAGAGGAAGCTCGATTGGCGGCCCGCGTTCAGCACCCTAACGTAGTGGCCGTCTACGCCTTTGGTCGGGAAGGTCCACACGTTTACTTTGCGACAGAATTTGTAGAAGGCCTTTCCCTTCGGGAACTGCTCACCCATGGTTCCCTGCCTCCTGCTTTAGCCCTGTATGTTGCTGCGGAGGTAGCCCGTGGGCTGAAGGCGGCCCACGAAAAGGGTGTGCTTCACCGTGATCTCAAACCGGCCAACATTCTGATCTCTTACACCGGACAGGTCAAACTGACCGATTTCGGCATGGCCTCGCTGCTCTCCAGCGGTGGCAACGAAGAAGTGCGCGGCACCCCCGGCTACCTGGCACCTGAACAGGTGCTGGGCGAAGCGCCCGGGCCGGCAGCCGACCTGTTCGCACTGGGTGCCACCCTTTTTGAGATGCTGACGGGCACCCCGGCCTTTCTGGGTGAGACGCCCGGCGAAATCTTCGATGCGCTGCTCCATCACGATCCGATCCCTCGCCTGCAACGCCTGGCGGCTGTGCCGGATGACGTGATCGCCCTGTGCGCCCGACTGCTGGCCAAACGTCCCGAAGCACGCTATCCCGACGCCACCGCGCTACTGCAGGACCTGGAGGCATTGCGCCAGCGACCTGAGCTGCGTGCCACACCCGAAGACCTGGCTACCTATATAGACCATCCTGAAGCCTTTCCCCGAATGCCTGTCCAGCCTGTCGTTACCACACCGCCCCGACCGGTTTCGTCATCTGCACACCGACCCCGATGGCACCTCGTAGTTGGGGCTATCGCTACCCTGACGCTGCTCGGCCTGCTCTTGCTGGCAGGACCGTGGCCATTCACGCCTCAAAGATCGATGTCGCCGTCTTCCGCTGCCTCTACCACGATCCAAACGACTACGCCCCCCGAGTCGTTGGTCGCTTCGCCCGTTGGCTCTCAATTATCGCCCGATACAACTGTCTCCCCTGTCCGGCCTTCGCCTTCGACAGCCAACCTACCCCGCCCCTCTGAAGAACGGCTTCCCTCTCTTCCTCCTCCGGATACTCCCCACCTTTCCCTGTCACCCCTCCCCGAAACGCAACCCGACCCGGCTCGCCTCCAGCTGGAGGTCACGCCCTGGGCCTACGTGCTGCTGGAACGACCGGATGGCATCGACTCTCTGGGCGCTACCCCCCTGGACACCCCGTTGACGCTGCCTGCCGGAAGCTACACGCTCCATCTGCACAACCCTGAGTTTCCTCCTTACCGGCTTTCCTTGAAGCTGCAGCCCGGTCAGGACACGCTGGTAGCCGTCTCGCTCTGGCTCCAGGTCGCCCGCCTGTGGCTCGAAGTGCATCCCTGGGCGCATGTGTACATCGACAACCGCTACTACGATGTCATCCCCCCACAGGAACAGCCATTCATTCTGGAACCCGGCATACACCGGCTACAACTGGTCCATCCAGAACTGGGCACGTTCGACACACTCTTGCAGCTTCAAGCACACACAGCCGAAACACTACGTGTAGACCTATTGCGCCGCCATCCACAACCGGAACGCTAATTGTCAGGCCAGAATTGCTGCAAGCAGTTTCTGCCATGTGTTATCGATTCTGTGCAAAGTATGCGCAGCACCACTGCAGATGCTGCGCAACATCCATGCGCATGCGACGTGTGCTGAAGGTATGGGGCTGGCTATGGCTGGGCCTTGCGCTATCCGCACAGGCGCAGGTGTGGCATGAATTACCCCCAATGCCCACCCCTCGCTATGCCGCAGCTATCGCCCCATTGAAAGGACTGCTCTATGTGATTGGAGGCATCGGGGAAGGCGATACCCTTCTGAGCACGGTCGAAGCCTACGATCCGGTCCGTCGCGTCTGGATCCGTGAGCTGCCCCAGCTGGATGAGCCGCGTGCCTATGCGGCCGCTGTCGTGTTGGAAGACCGTATTTATCTGATCGGCGGACTTGAAGGGGAAACCCTGGAAGACGCTGAAGAAACCGACGACGTCCTGGTTTTCTTTCCCGAAGGCGGATGGAAAAGCATCGCTTCGCTTGAACAAGCGCGCTATGGATTGGCAGCAGTCGTTTTCAAAGAGCGCATCTATGCAATTGGCGGCTTTTCACGTGAGGTGGAAAGGGTCGATCGGCTTAATCCCCAGCCGATTCCCCTTAATACCATCGAAGCATATGATCTACAGCGCAACACGTGGGAAACCGTAGCCCATCTATCCCAGGCCGTCGCGCTGGCCGCCGCCGCTGTCCTTGAGGGGGATATTTATATCATCGGTGGGCTCAGCCGCAATATTCCCGTAACGCTCATCCAGCGTTTTCAACCGGAGTCTAACGAAGTAGGAGCTTTGAAGTTTGCGCTACCGCAGGAATGGTGGGCAGGGGCCGCCCTGACCTATCGGCAACAGATCATTCTACTCGGCGGACTCGGTGGCGCCCGAGGTACCTCGCTGGCAAATGTCTCCGCCCTTCGAATTTCCGCCGATAACGTAACCTTCCGAGAGTTGCCTGCCCTGCTACAAGCCCGCTTTAGCTTTGTAGCCGCTGCCGTTCGGGATACCCTGTTTGTATTCGGCGGTCTGGATCAGCCCGAAGGTCAGCTGTTGGATGCTGCCGAAGCAGCCCCTGCTTCTATCCTAACGCCCAACGAAGCACTGCAACTGCCGGCCGATTTTGAGCTGGCCGCTCCCTCACCGCATCCTTTCCGCACCCGGGTTACCTTTACTTTCAGTGTCAGTACGCGGTTACCCCATGCACCCGTACAGCTCGTTGTTTATGATCTACTGGGACGCCCGGTCGCTCGACTGCTTGACCGTCCACTACCACCCGGCCGCCACACACTTACCTGGACCGGCACCGACGCTTCGGGACATCCCGTGCCTGCCGGCGTTTACCTGGTACGCCTCACGCAGGGACCCTACCAATACAAACGTCTGCTGATCCGGACGCGTTGAACGTATGCACCGGGCCGCACGCCGCTACCTGTTGATCTGTGGAGGCATGCTCCTCAGCATTGCCACAAAGGCCCAGCCTGTCTATACACCAGAACAGCTGCTCCAGACTGTCTGGCAGGCCTACCAGGCGCTGGAGTATGATCGGGCCGACAGTCTGGCCCGACACGCCCTGACCGACTATACTCGCTTCACACCGGACCAGCTGGTGGCGCTGCATACGGTACTGGCCCTGGTGGCCATGTCGCGCAACGAACCGACCGAAGCCCGTCGTCATTTCGAAGCAGCCCTTTCGCTGAATCCTGAGCTTCAGCTCGATCCGGTGCTGGCCTCGCCCAAGGTGCGTGATTTCTTTGAGCAAATTCGTCAGGAGATGCAGCGCCTCTCACCTCGGACGACCGCAGAAACTACCATTCGGTACGTGTTGCGCCCCGACCCCCGCCCGGAAGCAGCCCTGCGTTCCCTGCTGCTGCCGGGATGGGGCCAACGCTACAAAGGTCAACACCGGAAGGGTTGGATCCTGACCGGAAGCTGGGGCCTGCTGCTCGGGGGCAGTCTGACCACCCATCTGCAATATAAACGTGCCTATAATCGCTACCGCCGCGAGACCGACCCCACCCGCATTGAAACTCGCTACCGCACAGCGAATCGCTGGTTCAAAACCCGCAATGGGTTGCTCATAGGACTGACAGCCGTATGGGCCTATAGCTATCTGGATGCCCTGCTGCAACCGGTCGCTGCCGAAGCGCCGATCGTGCGTCCTTATGTTGTGACCACAACCCCGGGCCTGAAACTACAGTGGCGGTTCTGAACCGTGCATACGCTGCAACGACGTGTGCCCAGCG
The sequence above is a segment of the Rhodothermus sp. genome. Coding sequences within it:
- a CDS encoding sigma 54-interacting transcriptional regulator; the encoded protein is MSAPPTSRTSLDALVEIAQTINTLRDPEAVLEKVLEIAMEALEAERGFILLKAPQHPEGFAIRSQRNFTEQQLGALVRISTSVVHEVLRRGEPVLVYEAQQDERYGKAESIVLQRIQSIACVPLRIKERLIGAIYLDSLSQRGRFTRDNLPFLEAFAHQAAIAIENAQLYQALREENRRLRSEIQRLHGFDEIVGQSAAMREVFDTMARVLDTDATVLIEGESGTGKELIARAIHYNSERKNKPFVVVFCGSLPDELLESELFGYKKGAFTGALSDKKGLFEVADGGTVFLDEVGDLSPRMQTALLRVLQEGEIRRVGDTQVRRVNVRVISATNKPLRELVKQGKFREDLYYRLNTIQLTVPPLRHRRGDILLLAHHFLDKYAVKKRAHIKGFTPEALELLERYHWPGNVRELENTIERAVVLARGELITPEDLRLPEPHDAEDPFEPDLPLKEVERRVVLRTLKRHGGNVSETARVLGVSRRWLHYKLKEWDVQNA
- a CDS encoding protein kinase, coding for MGRPERIGDLQPFAELAAGPTATVYKAYQASLDRFVLLKILRPELAEDETFVQRFEEEARLAARVQHPNVVAVYAFGREGPHVYFATEFVEGLSLRELLTHGSLPPALALYVAAEVARGLKAAHEKGVLHRDLKPANILISYTGQVKLTDFGMASLLSSGGNEEVRGTPGYLAPEQVLGEAPGPAADLFALGATLFEMLTGTPAFLGETPGEIFDALLHHDPIPRLQRLAAVPDDVIALCARLLAKRPEARYPDATALLQDLEALRQRPELRATPEDLATYIDHPEAFPRMPVQPVVTTPPRPVSSSAHRPRWHLVVGAIATLTLLGLLLLAGPWPFTPQRSMSPSSAASTTIQTTTPPESLVASPVGSQLSPDTTVSPVRPSPSTANLPRPSEERLPSLPPPDTPHLSLSPLPETQPDPARLQLEVTPWAYVLLERPDGIDSLGATPLDTPLTLPAGSYTLHLHNPEFPPYRLSLKLQPGQDTLVAVSLWLQVARLWLEVHPWAHVYIDNRYYDVIPPQEQPFILEPGIHRLQLVHPELGTFDTLLQLQAHTAETLRVDLLRRHPQPER
- a CDS encoding FlgD immunoglobulin-like domain containing protein encodes the protein MRMRRVLKVWGWLWLGLALSAQAQVWHELPPMPTPRYAAAIAPLKGLLYVIGGIGEGDTLLSTVEAYDPVRRVWIRELPQLDEPRAYAAAVVLEDRIYLIGGLEGETLEDAEETDDVLVFFPEGGWKSIASLEQARYGLAAVVFKERIYAIGGFSREVERVDRLNPQPIPLNTIEAYDLQRNTWETVAHLSQAVALAAAAVLEGDIYIIGGLSRNIPVTLIQRFQPESNEVGALKFALPQEWWAGAALTYRQQIILLGGLGGARGTSLANVSALRISADNVTFRELPALLQARFSFVAAAVRDTLFVFGGLDQPEGQLLDAAEAAPASILTPNEALQLPADFELAAPSPHPFRTRVTFTFSVSTRLPHAPVQLVVYDLLGRPVARLLDRPLPPGRHTLTWTGTDASGHPVPAGVYLVRLTQGPYQYKRLLIRTR
- a CDS encoding DUF5683 domain-containing protein, whose amino-acid sequence is MHRAARRYLLICGGMLLSIATKAQPVYTPEQLLQTVWQAYQALEYDRADSLARHALTDYTRFTPDQLVALHTVLALVAMSRNEPTEARRHFEAALSLNPELQLDPVLASPKVRDFFEQIRQEMQRLSPRTTAETTIRYVLRPDPRPEAALRSLLLPGWGQRYKGQHRKGWILTGSWGLLLGGSLTTHLQYKRAYNRYRRETDPTRIETRYRTANRWFKTRNGLLIGLTAVWAYSYLDALLQPVAAEAPIVRPYVVTTTPGLKLQWRF